From a single Planctellipticum variicoloris genomic region:
- the rplT gene encoding 50S ribosomal protein L20 produces MRICFSVARHRSHKRLFREAKGGFGARKNLLRTVKEVVVRNRCFAYRDRRNRKRDFRSLWIIRIKAAAEMRGVTYSRFIHGLTLAGVGLNRKALSELAIHQPLVFDEIATLAKNALAAKKQPAPVA; encoded by the coding sequence ATGCGTATTTGCTTCAGTGTCGCCCGTCACCGCTCCCACAAGCGGCTCTTCCGCGAAGCGAAGGGCGGCTTCGGCGCCCGTAAGAACCTGCTGCGCACGGTCAAGGAAGTTGTCGTTCGCAATCGCTGCTTCGCCTACCGCGACCGCCGCAATCGCAAGCGAGATTTCCGCTCACTCTGGATCATCCGCATCAAGGCGGCCGCCGAAATGCGCGGCGTGACCTACTCGCGGTTCATTCACGGCCTGACCCTCGCCGGTGTCGGACTGAACCGCAAGGCGCTGAGCGAGCTGGCCATCCATCAGCCGCTCGTCTTTGACGAAATCGCCACGCTGGCCAAGAACGCCCTCGCCGCCAAGAAGCAGCCGGCCCCCGTCGCCTGA
- the pheS gene encoding phenylalanine--tRNA ligase subunit alpha — translation MEILEAFASYEREALAAIDAAASADALEAARIEFLGKKQGRLKDVQGLLGKASPEERPVVGKRFNEIKDAVTLRWETRQQELCRPKAMATAIDLTLPGTPVRLGRRHPLTQTIDEFKDIMARFGFEVADGPELEDEWHNFQALNIPDDHPARDPLENFYLSTASTANAEPMLLRSQTSTVQIRIMEQRQPPIRIVSVGRVYRPDTIDATHSCMFHQMEGLMLGRDVTMASLKSVLRMFATAYLGGDVEVRFRPSFFPFTEPSVEVDVRWKHGWLELGGAGMVDPNELTAIGYDPEEVSGFAFGLGIERFCMLRHGISDIRNFYSNDLRFLGQF, via the coding sequence ATGGAGATTCTCGAAGCCTTCGCCAGCTACGAGCGGGAAGCTCTCGCAGCCATCGACGCCGCCGCGTCGGCCGACGCCCTCGAAGCCGCCCGGATCGAGTTTCTCGGCAAGAAGCAGGGGCGCCTCAAAGACGTCCAGGGGCTGCTCGGAAAGGCCAGTCCCGAGGAGCGCCCCGTCGTCGGCAAACGCTTCAACGAAATCAAGGATGCGGTGACGCTCCGCTGGGAAACCCGCCAGCAGGAGCTCTGCCGCCCGAAAGCGATGGCGACCGCCATCGACCTGACTCTGCCGGGCACGCCTGTCCGGCTCGGTCGCCGGCACCCTCTCACGCAGACCATCGACGAGTTCAAGGACATCATGGCCCGCTTCGGCTTCGAAGTCGCCGACGGCCCCGAGCTCGAAGACGAGTGGCACAACTTCCAGGCTCTCAACATCCCCGACGATCACCCGGCCCGCGATCCCCTCGAAAACTTCTACCTGTCGACCGCCTCCACGGCGAACGCCGAGCCGATGCTTCTCCGCAGCCAGACGTCGACCGTACAGATCCGCATCATGGAGCAGCGCCAGCCCCCGATCCGCATTGTCTCGGTCGGCCGCGTCTACCGCCCCGACACCATCGACGCCACCCACTCCTGCATGTTCCACCAGATGGAAGGCCTCATGCTGGGCCGGGACGTGACGATGGCCTCCCTCAAAAGCGTCCTCCGGATGTTCGCCACGGCGTACCTCGGCGGCGACGTCGAAGTCCGCTTCCGCCCGTCGTTCTTCCCGTTCACGGAGCCTTCGGTCGAAGTCGACGTCCGCTGGAAACACGGCTGGCTGGAACTGGGCGGAGCCGGCATGGTCGACCCGAACGAGCTGACAGCCATCGGTTACGACCCCGAAGAAGTCAGCGGCTTCGCCTTCGGCCTGGGGATCGAGCGCTTCTGCATGCTCCGCCACGGTATCAGCGACATCCGCAACTTCTACTCGAACGATTTGCGGTTCCTGGGGCAGTTTTGA
- the rpsU gene encoding 30S ribosomal protein S21 has product MVKLRLRENESIGDAVKRFRKLVEHAGIKKEMRRREYYEKPSETARRSRRRAERRARIQRMVAGS; this is encoded by the coding sequence GTGGTCAAGTTGCGTCTGCGCGAGAACGAGTCGATTGGCGATGCTGTGAAGCGATTTCGTAAGCTGGTGGAGCATGCCGGGATCAAGAAGGAAATGCGCCGCCGGGAATACTACGAAAAGCCCAGCGAAACCGCCCGCCGCTCGCGCCGCCGCGCCGAACGCCGCGCACGCATTCAGCGCATGGTCGCCGGCAGCTAA
- a CDS encoding excisionase family DNA-binding protein, producing MANSLSDLPETVTPTPDETVLAQECSRRLARFVGTRSIKPLRFRIQSEGAPEETVSLPASAFRLLNDILTQMAQGNAVTLIPVHAELTTQQAADLLNVSRPFLVEQLEKGEIPYRKVGSHRRVLFRDLMDYKRTMDRNRLKVLDELSAQAQELGLGY from the coding sequence ATGGCGAACTCGCTCAGCGATCTCCCGGAGACTGTCACGCCAACCCCGGATGAGACGGTGTTAGCGCAGGAGTGCAGCCGACGGCTTGCGCGGTTCGTGGGGACCAGGTCGATAAAACCGTTGCGTTTCCGTATTCAGTCGGAAGGCGCTCCCGAAGAGACGGTTTCCCTGCCTGCGTCCGCATTTCGGTTGCTGAACGACATTCTGACGCAAATGGCCCAGGGAAATGCAGTCACCTTGATTCCAGTCCACGCCGAGCTGACCACTCAGCAAGCCGCCGACCTCCTCAACGTCTCCCGCCCATTTCTGGTCGAGCAACTGGAAAAGGGAGAGATCCCTTACCGAAAGGTCGGCAGTCATCGCCGGGTCCTCTTTCGGGACCTGATGGACTACAAGCGGACGATGGACAGGAACCGCCTCAAAGTCCTCGACGAATTGTCGGCCCAGGCCCAGGAACTCGGCCTGGGTTACTGA
- a CDS encoding PVC-type heme-binding CxxCH protein produces the protein MPRRLMFALACLLSLPSYADEFPAPYNSEPDSGPGPLKPETVAAEMQLPPGFRANVFAAEPEVQNPIGIDWDGRGRLWVAENYTYAEAPLRFELKLRDRLVILADTDGDGRADERKVFTDDLQMLTSVAVGLGGVWVMCPPQLLFIPDLDRDDRPDGPAQVILDGFRVPPENYHNFANGLRFGPDGWLYGRCGASSPGEVGRPGVPEEERIPLRGTMWRYSPHTKVFEALSSGTTNPWGHDWDENGELFFINTVNGHLWHGITGAHFTRPHTVDPNPRVYELIDTHADHWHFDVEGGWQKSRDGAANSLGGGHAHIGCCILQGRRWPAEYRGRLLTLNMHGLRANTERLEREGSGYVGRHEPDLFIVKDPWFRGMELSEGPDGALYVADWSDTGECHERNGVHRTSGRIYRISYDDEPAKPVRFEAGSLTLPQLVELQLRGEEWFVRQARLELESRMLQRRDMSAVVRELQHVCNPGGKASDVLKALWTLQALHQNSPRALETLLSHRDEHVRAWAVRLLVDDSPLDTTLSERPAGAAPGQVSDQQLAVLVDLAQNDPSALVRLTLASALQRLTVVQRLRLAVPLMAHAEDAGDHNLPLMIWYGLIPVADHDPLGLARAAADCKLPTTRRLIARRLAEDVEDRPAALELLLRETVNRQDGDLARDVVQGVAAALIARRKAPQPAGWDAFVALASQSGDEGVRNSVRDLSVLFGDGRALSVVKEIALDSKASLPDRQAALATLIDARPAELREICEKLLGVRFLNPVAARGLSLFDDDKAAAKLVASYKSFHHSQRAELIAVLAGRPRFASALLVAVAEDKIPRSDLTAFVARQIHDFADPRLDQLLTQTWGEFRDSPAEKKELIAKLKAQLTPDVLAQGDRSAGRALFAKTCTACHKFFGEGKTAGPDLTGANRSNLDYLLENIVDPSAVVSADFRMTVLALEDGRVLNGLVLSETGNALTLRTATDTVAVDLGDVEERKTVPLSLMPENLLQPYSLEQIRDLFAYLMTREQVPLPQSE, from the coding sequence ATGCCCCGTCGCCTGATGTTCGCACTGGCCTGCCTGCTGAGCCTGCCGTCGTACGCCGACGAATTCCCCGCCCCTTACAACAGCGAACCGGACAGCGGCCCGGGTCCGCTCAAGCCCGAGACGGTGGCGGCGGAAATGCAGCTTCCCCCCGGCTTCCGTGCCAACGTCTTCGCGGCGGAACCCGAGGTCCAGAATCCGATCGGCATCGACTGGGACGGGCGGGGTCGGTTGTGGGTCGCCGAGAACTACACGTATGCCGAGGCGCCGCTGCGGTTCGAACTCAAGCTGCGCGACCGGCTCGTGATTCTCGCGGATACCGATGGGGACGGCCGGGCCGACGAACGCAAAGTCTTTACCGACGATCTGCAGATGCTCACCAGCGTCGCGGTCGGTCTGGGGGGCGTCTGGGTGATGTGTCCGCCGCAGTTGCTGTTTATTCCGGATCTCGATCGCGACGACCGGCCTGATGGACCGGCTCAGGTGATCCTCGACGGCTTCCGCGTTCCGCCGGAGAACTATCACAACTTTGCGAACGGGCTGCGCTTCGGGCCGGACGGCTGGCTCTATGGTCGGTGCGGGGCGTCGAGCCCCGGCGAAGTCGGCCGGCCGGGCGTCCCGGAGGAGGAACGTATTCCGCTGCGGGGGACGATGTGGCGCTATTCGCCCCACACGAAAGTCTTCGAAGCTCTCTCGTCCGGCACGACCAATCCGTGGGGACATGACTGGGATGAGAACGGCGAGCTGTTTTTCATCAATACGGTCAACGGACATCTGTGGCACGGCATCACGGGGGCGCATTTTACCCGGCCGCACACCGTCGATCCCAATCCCCGGGTTTACGAGTTGATCGACACGCACGCGGATCACTGGCACTTTGACGTCGAAGGGGGCTGGCAGAAGTCCCGCGACGGGGCGGCCAACTCGCTCGGCGGCGGACACGCTCACATCGGCTGCTGCATTCTGCAGGGGCGCCGCTGGCCTGCGGAATACCGCGGCCGGTTGCTGACGCTCAACATGCACGGGCTCCGCGCCAACACGGAACGGCTCGAACGCGAAGGTTCCGGCTACGTCGGCCGGCACGAGCCCGATCTCTTCATCGTCAAAGACCCCTGGTTCCGCGGCATGGAGCTGAGCGAAGGCCCGGACGGTGCGTTGTACGTCGCCGACTGGAGCGACACCGGCGAATGCCACGAACGGAACGGGGTCCACCGGACCAGCGGCCGGATCTACCGGATCTCGTATGACGATGAACCGGCGAAGCCGGTTCGCTTTGAGGCGGGCTCGTTGACGCTGCCGCAGCTCGTCGAGTTGCAGCTTCGTGGCGAGGAATGGTTTGTCCGGCAAGCGCGGCTGGAGTTGGAGTCTCGGATGCTCCAGCGGCGCGACATGAGTGCCGTTGTCCGGGAGCTGCAGCATGTCTGCAATCCTGGCGGCAAGGCGAGCGATGTGCTGAAGGCACTCTGGACGCTGCAGGCGCTGCACCAGAACTCGCCGCGAGCGTTGGAGACGCTGCTTTCGCATCGCGACGAACATGTTCGCGCGTGGGCCGTGCGCCTGCTGGTCGACGATTCTCCTCTCGATACGACGCTGAGCGAGCGACCGGCGGGCGCGGCGCCGGGCCAGGTTTCCGACCAGCAACTGGCAGTTCTGGTCGATCTGGCGCAAAACGATCCTTCGGCGCTGGTTCGCCTGACGCTGGCCTCCGCTCTGCAGCGGCTCACCGTCGTTCAACGTCTGAGGCTGGCGGTTCCGCTGATGGCCCATGCGGAAGACGCCGGCGATCACAATCTGCCGCTGATGATCTGGTACGGGCTGATCCCCGTCGCCGATCACGATCCCCTCGGACTTGCCCGTGCCGCCGCGGACTGCAAACTGCCGACAACCCGGCGGCTGATTGCCCGCCGGCTGGCGGAAGATGTGGAAGACCGCCCGGCGGCGTTGGAACTCCTGCTTCGCGAGACCGTCAATCGACAGGACGGTGACCTGGCCCGCGACGTCGTTCAGGGGGTCGCCGCGGCACTGATCGCCCGCCGGAAGGCTCCGCAGCCGGCGGGCTGGGACGCCTTTGTCGCGCTGGCGTCGCAGTCCGGCGACGAAGGGGTACGGAATTCCGTCCGCGATTTGAGCGTGCTGTTCGGCGACGGTCGGGCGCTGTCGGTCGTAAAGGAGATCGCCCTCGACAGCAAGGCCAGCCTGCCGGATCGCCAGGCGGCTCTGGCGACGCTGATCGACGCCCGGCCGGCGGAGCTGCGCGAGATCTGCGAGAAGCTGCTGGGGGTCCGCTTTCTCAATCCGGTGGCGGCGCGCGGCCTCAGCCTGTTCGATGACGACAAGGCCGCGGCGAAGCTCGTCGCCTCCTACAAGAGTTTTCACCACTCGCAACGGGCCGAGCTGATTGCGGTTCTCGCCGGGCGACCGCGGTTCGCCAGTGCGCTGTTGGTTGCTGTGGCGGAGGACAAAATCCCCCGCTCGGATCTCACGGCCTTTGTCGCCCGGCAGATCCACGACTTCGCCGATCCCAGACTCGATCAGTTGCTCACGCAGACCTGGGGCGAATTCCGCGACAGTCCCGCGGAGAAGAAAGAGCTGATTGCGAAGCTGAAAGCTCAACTGACGCCGGACGTGCTGGCGCAAGGGGACCGCAGCGCCGGCCGGGCGCTGTTTGCCAAAACCTGCACGGCGTGTCACAAGTTCTTCGGCGAAGGGAAGACGGCGGGGCCCGATCTGACCGGGGCGAACCGCAGCAATCTGGATTACTTGCTGGAGAACATCGTGGATCCGAGCGCCGTCGTCTCGGCCGACTTCCGCATGACGGTGCTGGCTCTCGAAGACGGTCGGGTGCTCAACGGGCTGGTCCTCAGTGAGACCGGTAACGCGCTGACGCTGCGCACGGCGACCGACACGGTGGCGGTCGATCTGGGCGACGTCGAAGAGCGCAAGACGGTGCCGCTGTCGTTGATGCCGGAGAACCTGCTGCAGCCGTACTCGCTGGAGCAGATTCGCGACCTGTTCGCGTACCTCATGACCCGGGAACAGGTGCCGCTGCCGCAAAGCGAATAG
- a CDS encoding DMT family transporter, with amino-acid sequence MPYVFFLVICFIWGSSFILMKKATLWLSPISVGCWRVVAGGLVLLALFWLWRQRAHVRRADWFPLLGCIVLGFAWPYCLQPEIIARHGSAFVGMTVGFTPLLTVLFSIPMLGILPTTRQTVGVIGALVCLGLLMWDGVQREIPWTDVLLAFSVPATYALTNNWIRRSLMHVPPLELTLVCLLGSGLLLLPLAMAVPNTRPVVADQWAWSLAAVITLGVLGTGLSTCLFMHLVQTQGPLFAGMVTNLVPIGAILWGWADHEQVTLLQVSAVLGIVAMVSLVQFGSARPRVRPVDEDALAEISEPVIAPQPQLACCPEDC; translated from the coding sequence ATGCCGTACGTCTTCTTTCTGGTGATCTGCTTCATCTGGGGCAGCAGCTTCATCCTGATGAAAAAGGCGACCCTCTGGCTGTCGCCGATCAGCGTCGGCTGCTGGCGCGTCGTCGCCGGCGGCCTCGTCCTGCTGGCTCTGTTCTGGCTCTGGAGGCAACGGGCTCACGTCCGCCGGGCCGACTGGTTCCCGCTCCTGGGCTGCATCGTCCTGGGCTTCGCCTGGCCCTATTGTCTGCAGCCGGAAATCATCGCGCGCCACGGCAGCGCCTTCGTCGGCATGACCGTCGGCTTCACCCCGCTCCTGACCGTTCTGTTCTCGATCCCCATGCTCGGCATCCTCCCCACCACCCGGCAGACGGTCGGCGTGATCGGCGCCCTCGTCTGCCTGGGTCTGCTGATGTGGGACGGCGTGCAGCGCGAGATTCCCTGGACCGACGTACTGCTGGCCTTCTCGGTCCCGGCGACCTACGCCCTCACGAACAACTGGATCCGCCGCTCGCTGATGCACGTCCCCCCGCTGGAACTGACGCTCGTCTGCCTGCTCGGCAGCGGCCTCCTGCTGCTCCCTCTCGCGATGGCCGTCCCCAACACGCGTCCGGTCGTCGCCGATCAGTGGGCCTGGTCGCTGGCCGCCGTGATCACGCTGGGCGTGCTCGGCACCGGCCTGTCGACCTGCCTCTTCATGCACCTGGTGCAGACGCAAGGCCCCCTGTTCGCCGGCATGGTGACCAATCTCGTCCCGATCGGCGCCATCCTCTGGGGCTGGGCCGACCACGAACAGGTCACCCTGCTGCAGGTCTCAGCCGTCCTGGGGATCGTCGCCATGGTCAGCCTGGTCCAGTTCGGCTCGGCCAGGCCGCGCGTTCGACCTGTCGACGAGGACGCACTGGCCGAGATTTCCGAGCCAGTCATCGCCCCCCAGCCGCAACTGGCGTGCTGTCCGGAAGACTGCTGA
- a CDS encoding DUF6438 domain-containing protein encodes MSRPQSHRRCAGSSANNAGRLTALGAAIFLTAVGCESRPEHKADRTTTLDKSSIPASYRPLFEGGLSFEEVESLRAFLPYKSITLSRSPCFGDCPVYDVTLHSDGKARLTATQHLDEIGTFEGEVNIFSFGKLCYLMDRLGFSKFQPQYDANSIDSATVTITASTKDGEIVVSDYSEIGPIELWAIQQTIDNIRHEIQWRRVDDPETPAAK; translated from the coding sequence ATGTCCCGACCCCAGAGCCATCGTCGATGCGCCGGCAGTTCGGCGAACAACGCTGGGCGGCTGACTGCGCTTGGTGCGGCGATCTTCCTGACCGCCGTTGGCTGCGAGAGTCGCCCAGAACACAAAGCCGACCGTACGACAACGCTCGACAAGTCCTCGATCCCGGCAAGCTATCGTCCGCTCTTCGAGGGCGGCCTCAGCTTCGAGGAAGTGGAATCTCTTCGAGCGTTCCTGCCATACAAATCGATCACTCTGAGTCGCAGTCCGTGCTTCGGGGACTGCCCGGTCTACGATGTGACGCTGCACAGCGACGGGAAAGCCCGCCTGACGGCGACCCAGCATCTTGACGAGATCGGCACGTTTGAGGGAGAAGTGAATATCTTCAGTTTCGGCAAACTCTGCTATCTCATGGATCGGCTGGGGTTCTCAAAGTTCCAGCCGCAGTACGATGCAAATTCGATTGACTCTGCCACAGTCACGATTACCGCTTCGACGAAAGACGGCGAGATCGTTGTCAGCGACTACAGCGAAATCGGCCCCATCGAGCTATGGGCCATTCAGCAGACGATCGACAACATTCGCCATGAAATCCAGTGGCGTCGGGTCGATGATCCGGAAACACCGGCAGCGAAGTGA